The DNA segment ctttattgcaCGTTCTCTATCCAATCCACAGATCAAGGTTGATCGGCAGCTAACTGTATTACCAGCGGTCTTTAGAGACACAACGATGACGTCACTGAATGGCCACGTGAAAATCAATGTTGCTGGCCATCTTGACGTTGACTACGTGAAAGAGCTCGACTCGTACACTATTGTGATGAACGGCTTCTACTTCGGAAAGACAAACGGACTCCTCGGTAGCTATGACAACGAGCCCTACAACGACATGATGACGTCGTTTGGAAAGCCAAGTGACAATGCTGACCGCTTTGTGAAGACCTGGGAAGTTGGCACTGGCAAATGCCGCTGAGCTTAAACACTACGTACACAACCTAGAATCCTCTGCCAAACCGAACAGGCGTTCTTTGTGATTTTAATGTGATTGACTCTCAACTTTTACACtgactaaaataataatatatatgtaaatatgtttctAGAGTAGTCCTAGATATATTTCTAGAGTAgtcctttttaaaatgttatttgaaatattcaatgGAAAAATCTTTAAAGTTGTAATTCtacaaaaatgaacatttgaaaatatcttTACTTAAAAAGCCAATACCAACAATAAATAGCTGTTAACttatcaaatgaataaataaccAAAGCATCACATCTTTGTTCTCTACACTTTATTTCGGTATGACATATTCCATTCAAATAGCatacattcataaaacataGACTACAGACGTGGCCACCACATATAAATGGTTTTTACAGTGAGTCCCACTATGTTTGACGTATCATTATATTGTTCCTGAGAAAGCACTGTTAACCAAATCAAGGTCAAGAGACTTGGAAGTGATATGTGATTGTTTAGAACTTGGGTGAAGTTAGCAACATGATTAATAGCATCCTTGATGAAAAGGTGAAATGATATGCTCCcatgtttaaataatgatagTTACCATGTAATTAATCATGAACAATCGAATAGTGTGTCCGAGAATGTTTCAGAGCACTAAATATTTGTAAGTTAACTTAAACGGTAACGTTCACAGAATTCTGAGAATTTAACCCTTAGATGtagattcttttaaaaaaaacatgttgaatgTCGCTATTTTACAGCCGTTGTATATATCACAGGAAATAATTACTCAACAGCGTATAATTATGTGTCTGTATATTATGGCTTTAGCTACACACACACCAATTGAAACGGTATTGACGGCGTCTtcttttagtggtctacatgaATGAATGTGTTTAATAAAGTAACGATGACTTCATTTAACTCATGCCCTGAAAAGACGTGTACATGTTAAAAGTCACGAGTGGAAGCAAACAAAAACGAAATACAACTACAACGAAGTCCagctttcaatatatataaatatggtCTAAAGAGGGGGGAAGGGTGACTGAATTCATGGTATAATCTTATTTTGAGAAAATGGGTTTCGGTTTAAGGATACAtagaatataataataataataataatgtgttaTAGTAATATCTTCCAATGCAAGTAATCGTTATATTATACACACGTTTTTGCGTTAAAGCATTTCTGGTTCATTCCAGAGCAGTTCCATTTCATCACGGACCTACATGTATAAACCACGGACACATCTTTTTGTCAGAATAATTGCATAATAACACAAAACACTAATTTTTAACTTCATGCAGTAAAGATTTAGATACAGTCAGACGTTAGGAAAGACAACCAGCTCATAGATATATACGTCCGTGCTCTTACACATGTTCCTGCTACAGTAAGGAGCTGACAATCAAGATACTGTATATGTATGCCCTCAATAGCATAAATTGACGGAtgatttactgtccataaaatgaacgattttcgatATAAAAGTTATAAGATCGTGAATCTGTTCTTCGACATACGTTGTcaattaaccaaagatgtttcatacgaaattTTAACTTACTACATCAAAAACTatccaagataattgtaaaaaaactccaaaagtgttcggatttgtgacctcaGCCAGTatccacaataatgcgcgttataggtagtatttttttaaacatttggacattcattATGTTCCCCTTAActacggacctataaaccatacatACGTccgtagagtcgccaaaacaaagCATTATAAAAAAAGACTCTTTTaaaagcggctgtttatatggactaaccgtcaaattttatataaagaaaatagttGAATGTAACCTAGCGACGGACATATTTACTGGGGTAGTGAATTACGGGGAAACCGGTTGCAGTTTTCAGGTAAACAAAAaggtattttatcaaattttctttaaaaaaaatacacacatatatttacCTAGCGttcatgttctttttaaacgttttactGCATGAAACAATGTTGAACTGTTCGAATCAGATTGGAATTTTTCAGTGTATGATTCTCCACTAGTTCTTATGTATCTATAGACACCAAAAggtgtttttacaattttgggTATTGGAAGACTCGAGCCATCATACATAACTACTAGTCAAAAATAATATAGTGTTATACAGGATCCTTCCAATCCCTAAGGATTTGccatactggttgagaagcagtttccgacagtttttaaacgtttttattgaattatttatacgtgtttaaatatctactgaaagtgttcacattttatataactacagctcaagttgctattgtcgatatatttctaacatgtgtgacgtcacatatagtgtatctaataggggcgcaaagTGGGTACTTACGttgttctgattagcttgtgatgagaagcagtttccgacaatttGAATGCGGGGCATATTTGAGGTGCCTGTTGTGTGTTTGtattatccgtttatttaataaactaaatataagactgtaataagagaaatgttatttaatttttcagcatttacaaaaaatttaaaccttaaaatttacgacattcaattcatactcgaaatcaggcagagactgaatatcaatgatttttttattcatttctgatggaaacttgtgtttgtatacatttaagtgaatgtggatgcgaaacaagcatgacaccagtgttcacaaatatgtacacaatgatcatcgtttgtataagtcaattaaggaaaaccttgtagctattcatagatatgcaaattaggttcacacgcatgcgcaatacgctgcgcgtgcagatcccccacgtgcaagtttgtgtacaaaatgaaaaataaacattaaacattaaataataataaaagtttctaACGTGTCTcagtaagaatttcaacttttgattgcctagttaccatATAGCTGAATTGCAGTAcattctttatgaagatctaaggaaggtacgcgaaaaagcgatttgtcggaaactgctttccgtcggaaactgcttctcaaccagtatcaAACATCCTAAAAAAGATCTGTCAATGTACAATCAATTGGACTAACATAACTACCTATTGTTAacttagttttaaataaaatgcatagaTTCTAAGCGCTGCTACTGGTTCTTACATTATAAGAAGCTGTTGGAAGTCTAAATTATTCTTTCTCTTCAACATAAAAgcttaatgttttcattttttttttattctaggTGTCCAATAAAAGACTGCAAAAAACTTAAGCATAATGTAAAGTGTTCACACACATATATGTTCAATAATGCTCAAcaattttatttagatttacaACAGACACAAGTCAACATCCAATCCATTTCTCAGTGGCTTATTATCTTATAGTTCATACTTTGCAGTTATAATTCTCTaacttataaatttataaacaagcctcatttgtttatatgattttatttacagCACATCTCTTCTGTTCACAACATGCTGTGATAGACATCAACAATGGCAAGAGGAAAACTGGCCTTCGATCATTTGGACATACTGTCCGAGAACAAAGATAATGATGGAAAACTGTTGCACATTTTCCGTATTGTGCTGCTTGTCATCATGGGACTTATTTCGgtcagttattttgttttggggcttaaaatgtaaaaagacTAACTTTTTATATTCTTCATGACAGGAGTGCAATatcctattttattttatacatttgctgatgatgatgatgatgatgatgatgatgatgatgatgatgatggtggtggtggtgatgatggtggtggtggtggtgatggtggtggtggtgatgatgatgatgatggtggtggtggtgatgatgatgatgatgatgatgatgatgatgatgataatgatgttgattaacattttattgatatgCCTAATCGCTTATCTTTAATGGTATATTTAGGTCGGGGGCATTGCAATTCTCGCCATCGGTATATGGACGCATGAGGTGGACTACGGTAGCAGGGCGGTAAGCGGGCTCATTGGCATTGCCCTCTACCAAGTAGATTCAGTTATCATGATTATCTGCGGCTCTCTCACCATTGCAGTCATGATAATTGGTTTTGTTGGGCTTCTCAGACCACAGAAATGTCTTCTCGGATTTGTAAGTGTTTTGCTAAGCTTTAGATTTCTAAACAAACTTTGTATGGAACGTTttctgcttttattttattactgatTTACTTTACTATTATAAGAATACAGAATGCATTACTCAAAGAACATTTGAAGTGActcttttattcaaaatcaatacatacacctgcataacaaacataaattttgagtgatcaacctttaactactaactaaatgatgcatttatggaaaattttaattactgttAACACAATTGTAAGCATGAATTTAGTAGCTGAATAcacaaatgattggtgaatgctaaaagatttactgcaatCTACTATCGACTCCTAAGGTAAAAATTAAATACTAtgatgttttctgcacctttcttccAAGTTAatcttggtatccttcataaaaaccattgattTTGAGATTTTTCCAaccattttggtatattttaacaattgtaaTAAGTGTGGTAAgttttatttgggagtaggagtgcatctttaaatgaattgaatattatgtattttgCCAATAAATTTCATACCATaccatttttcttatataattctCCTATTCTTTTCAGCACCTGTCTGTGATGTCATTCACTGCATTTGGGCTGTTTGCTGCTGGCATTCTTGGCTATGTATTCATTGGGGAGGTAAGTTTGAAATGTGGCTACTGAATACTAATAAAGGATAAGATGGAGTTTAAACGCTGATCAAGGGCCAACGTATTCATTGGTGAAGTAAGCTTGTTATGTGGCTACTGTATACTAATAAAGGATAAGATGGAGTTTAAACGCTGATCGAGGGCCAACGTATTCATTAGGGAAGTAAGTTTGAAATGTGGCTACTGAATACTAATGAAAGATTAGATGAGTTTAAACGCTGATCAAGGGCCAATGTATTCATTAGGGAAGTAAGCTTGTAATGTGATTACTTCATCTAAGTCTACTCATAATAAACACTTATAGAAAATAAGATGAAGTATAACGCGTATCAAGGGCAAATGCTTATGAAGGGTCAAAAATCTCAATTTTCTGAGCAGTGATCTCCCTTAATGAGCAGAGCAGATTTCCATGTATGAAAATTATGGTAGcatttttaagaaatgaattgcattTGATCTTATTGCTCTTTTgcttttgtttgaatttttaaaatattgattcaGTCATATCtaaaaggtaaaatatattctgaacATGGTTACATGATTGTGGTCATTATCTCATGAGACATGTGACTACAATGGATACTGGActgcaaagggaagtaactgctgcGTGCACTTTGCAAAGGCTTAACTTCAATATTTCTAGAGTTAACATTTCAAGATtccaattcttttttttatattgccCTTTGGATAATGGTTAGAATATGTCACCGATGGGATGCATTGAAAATATGATAGGGTGGTTTATGTGTTGGTAATGCTTTTTGGTCCAGGACATAATATTCCACGTAAGATTTTTTCAGCTAAAGTCCACGGGAGTCAAATATGACCTTCTGgatcataataaaaaacaataacccTTTTATCTTATATCTGACTTGCTAAAATCATTTAGAGGACACTGTTTaatgtatgacatttttttttctgacttCATTCAGCCATAATGAATCAGGTGGAATACAGATGAACTCATTTTGCTATATACACTGCTTGCAGGTTTATGAGGGGTGTGGAtatccatattttatgtttaattatgtaataGCTTTCAtgaaaatttatgaaataaaatagtgttATTAGTACCAGGGCTTGAATTTAGAATAAAATAGTGCTTGCAAATTTTTGCCAGTGCTTAAAATGCAAAATCTGGAGTTGACTCGCAATATTTTTGTACACCCCTTTGTTTTTGTAAGGAAAATGAAATGTGatcaaaaacaacagcaatgtTTGCTGTGTCATAACAATTCACCTTCTAAATTAGATTTGTAAACATAGAAAAATTATTGAGGAAGTCTGATACACAGTCTGCACAAAATACCTTGCAGACGTTTCCATCGAAGGTTAACTCCATGTGGGGTTTCTTTTCCCAATACTGCAGCCTACAACCTGAACACGGAAAAACAGTCTACAATGTGTGCTAAGGGTAACACACTTGTGTAGATGTCATTATTTAATGAGTGTTTTTGAGAAATAAAGAGTAGGACAATTTTGCTATTGTTCTAGAGTTTTCACTTGCAAAATGTACCTTAAAACTCAACTCGCAATATCCGATTTTTACTAGTATTTTGCGAGTTTGCGAGAGCTAGATTCTAGCCCTGAATGGTACTGTGTTTTGATGTGGGAAGTGCATTTGACTGTAAAAATTCTTGACGGTCAAATATGACCTTCCGAATCAAAATGCAGTACTCAAAACCCGTTTATAATCTACGTTTctaatttaaataacatatatgaCATATTATTACATAATAACAATGACAATACAATGATACTTGTTATGGCGTGACTTCAGAACACTGGAATACAGCCAAATTGCATTAGGTGAATATGGACAATGGAATTTTGCCGTACCGGTATATATTGCTTGCTGATTTATTATGCGTATATAATAAGAATGTATACTCCATTGAAGCTGGAAGATTCTGTAAAGGGTTCCCTGAAAGAGAGTGTGGTGGAGAAGTATGGGGTGGAGGGCCAGAAATCCATCACCAACCAGTGGGACAAGATACAGAAAAGTGTGAGTACATGATGGAATATAACACTATCTCATATCTATGTATATTGCAGCATTGCAagctgaaaatatgttttggatTATGAATTGCTTTTTCTTTCCTCATTGAACATTTGTATTGTAATGCATACTGTAGTAGCTTATTTGTATGCCAAGATATTTTCATAGCCCTTTTTTGCTATCGTAATCACTGTAATCTTATAAAGATATTTGCATAGCACTTAATACCCTTGTTCggtcaaataaatgaaaattctGTTTTTCTGGTTGTAATATCTGTTGAGTGAGGCCTCTTGATTAACTGAGGAAATGTTACGAGAATATGCATCTGCTTGTTTGTGTTGTGTACTAGTGTTTCAGAATTTGTGTCGGGAACTAGTGCTAGTTTTTCATTGAGTCTTACTATgtcaactgttttgttttgcacATTTTGATAACTACTGATATTaacttatattttgtgtcttttgGTATTAAGGATTGAATTTTTTGTTGATAGTTCCGTTGTTGTGGAGCATCGGGCGATGTGAATTCTTCAACATCCTGGTTCCTCTATCAGCATGACAGCTTCTGGGTTCGGGACGATCTCTCAAGTAAGAGCTGCAACTGTGTTATTCAACTTGATGtgtctatatatatacatgtttgacaACCTGTCCTGACATTTGTACTCATAGTTAAGAATAATTTCAATGGAGCCATTTTATCAATGAGGGTATGGCCCAACATTGTTAGATGAACAAATTCAGCTGAATATTgaactttaaaaattaattgaaaattaatgtacaaattcaaataaacttagtgttacattaaacagtttgttttaaaatatatgtccTTACTCATTATAGCcagttatattaataaaaaaataagaaatactaCACTGCACTGGAGAAGGCTCCAAGGAAATGTCTTCTGATGCTTTTATATCCTTATAAATAGAATGATAATTACTTGTTTCTAATatgaatacaatatatattcatgtgcatttgaatttaatatCATAGACAAAACATAACTACATTATGTAATTGGCACCAGGCTTGTATTTATAGTTGGTAGCAAAACAACCTGATCATGATATTCAGGGGTTCTAGAGATCAAGATGAATCCTGAAATCAGGATAGAGACCTGTTAACGCCAGACTACTGTATAGTTGTATAGTTTCTCAGACATTTTCATCAAAGACAGTAGGAAGTAcctaaatatgaataaaaatgacTTTGGAAATGATTCAAAATGGGTCTAAGGCCCTTTACCCTGCTTTAggcatgaatccctcatacttGAACATATCCACAGCAGTTTTCCAGGATTCACAATAATCAGCTGTTTGAACTCCTGGATATGTACCCACTATTATTACaatgacaaatatttcattGCATTCTGAGCCACTGGCCtataaagaaatatgcagaaacaaatatataaaacaacatgtgcatttaacaatgataagtatacactattattaaattgtttctaTAATTACCATTTTCTAGACCGAAGTCTTGTACCGAAGAGTTGTTGTAGCGAGGATTCGAACATGGAGCTGTGTACAGGAAAGGTGAACATGACCAACAGTACAATATTCAGCAGCTGGGCCCCGTATGGTGAACCTGAAAAAGTAGACCCACCCCTCACATACAACTACACTATCTTCACTGATGTACGTAAAGTCACTATAGAATAATTGTGtattatgtatatgaaatatcaaatttggGCAAATTTCATACTGATAAGATTACAAAGCCTTGTCACTTTCTTTACCAAACTTTGTTTCGAACCATGATTAATCCATCAAATTCTCTTTGTTTGCTTTTGAACTTGAGCATTTCTTTTATAATCTTTACCTAACTTGGTGACAATTTCAATGggtattaataaaattaaagtcTCATGGAAGAAATATCGCATAGAATTTGCAACTGATGCAATCTTTTTTGCACCAATTTTAGTGAAGTTTGATGCATTTTGAGTACAAACATAGATTGTTAACATCGTTAAAAGAGCTGCCatacaatacaaatgttttgtacTGGTTTACATTTTTGCTTTGCGGAACAATCCTTGATTGATTATGTTAATTGACCAGATCCATGagtaaaatgataacaataaaaaagttaatgTTGATTCAACTGTGTAAAAATTGACCCACCACTGCCAAATTCAATgtaattttgacaaaacatcAAGACCTATCTCCAATGTCAAGAGACTACAGCAATGGAATGTAATGATAAGTATGCAGATGTCAATTTTTTCTTGTTCTGAAAAACGgttaaaatgagtttaaaattatactttcaaaacattaaatcttTACCAATTACGGTGAAATGTTTATATGCATGTTATCTTCGCCACCCTTATCTGCCATATCGCACCATTCAATTTgaagttatgacccttgaattttCAAAACCTCACCTTTCTTGCAATTCAATACAATCAgtgaatgtgtttttattaagccccccttcgaagaagaggggtatattgctttgcacatgtaggtcagtcggtcggtccgttggtagaccaaagcttgtctgagtgataactcaagaattcctggacgtatggtcatcaaacttgacatgaaggttggacctgaccagtagatgacccctaatgattttagggctcatcgggtcaaaggtcaaggtcacattgaccttgaatggtaaaaggttgtctgtgtgataactcgacaatgcctgaacccatggccctcaaacttgacttggtggttgggcctgaccagtagatgacccttaatgtttttgggggtcatcaggctaaaggtcaaggtcacaatgaccttgaatagtaaaaggttgtccgagtgataactcgacagtacctgcacccatggcccttaaactttacttggaggttgggcctgaccagtagatggctcCTATTGAtattaggggtcattgggccaaaggtcaaggtcacagtgaccttgaatgataaaaggttgtccgagtgttaactcaacaatgcctgcacccatggccgtcaaacttgacttggaagttgagtctgaccagtagatgacccctattgattttaggggtcgaaggtcaaggtcacagttaccttgaaagcaaactcgacaattcctggtcctatggtcatcaaacttgacatgaaggttgggcctgaccagtagatgacccctcttgactttgggggtaaTTGggccatggtcaaggtcacagtaacatttaacg comes from the Mya arenaria isolate MELC-2E11 chromosome 13, ASM2691426v1 genome and includes:
- the LOC128214759 gene encoding CD151 antigen-like — encoded protein: MARGKLAFDHLDILSENKDNDGKLLHIFRIVLLVIMGLISVGGIAILAIGIWTHEVDYGSRAVSGLIGIALYQVDSVIMIICGSLTIAVMIIGFVGLLRPQKCLLGFHLSVMSFTAFGLFAAGILGYVFIGELEDSVKGSLKESVVEKYGVEGQKSITNQWDKIQKSFRCCGASGDVNSSTSWFLYQHDSFWVRDDLSNRSLVPKSCCSEDSNMELCTGKVNMTNSTIFSSWAPYGEPEKVDPPLTYNYTIFTDGCYDKLEGYLRQNGILIGTAAIVVGVFMIIEIVCTIFEYRRLKF